A window of Myxococcales bacterium genomic DNA:
CGCAGACGCCGCGGCCCCCTCGGCTACTGAACAAGGCATGAAGGTTCAGTTGTCGCCTCGGTTGTCTTGGGGTTGGACCCGACTCGTCCGCGCCCGAGCTCTCAACGTGGGCGCGCTCGCTGCGGGGGCCCTCTTGACCGCGTGCGGCGGGAGCGTGCAGCTCGATGACCTGCCCGTCGGCGCGACCGGCAGCATCGACGGCGGTTTGATAAGCACGGGCGGCGGGTCGGGCTCGGGCGGCGCGACCGGGAGTGGCTCAAGCAGCGGCGGGGGGGCTGGGGCCAGCCCGGGCTCGCCCGGCTCGACTTCGCCCGGCCTGTCGACGCCCGTCGACGCCGGGGCGCCCTCGGTCATCGACTGCGATGGCACCAAGTGCAACAGCGCGACACAAGACTGCTGCGTCACGCAGCAGGGCGCTTCCTGCGTAGCCAAGAACGGAAGCTGCGCGGGGGTCCCGCTGTCTTGTTCGAGCGGAGCAAGCTGCGGCTCAGGCAATGTGTGCTGCTTCGATCTTCAGGATCAGGCGGCGAGCTGCGTGCCGAAGGCCCAATGCGGCGGCGGCGGTGGTGGGCCAGGCGGCGGACCGGGCGGTGGGCCCGGCATACCTCCGAGCAACGTGGTGCTGTGCGCGAGCGACGCGGAGTGCCCCCAGGGAACACGTTGTCGCGAGGCCCCGGGCGGCCTCGGCTTCAGCATCTGCCGGCCGCGCCGTGGCGGTGGCGGTGGCGGTGGCGGCGGCGGCGGCGGCGGCGGCGGCGGCAACTGACAGCGAGATTCACGCGCGCCCGTGTGACCGTGGTACGGCACCGGCCCGTGGCGACCTTCAAGAGCACCCCCGAGGACTTCCTCGTTGACGAGATTCCCGCCTACGCCCCCTCGGGCGAAGGCGACCACCTCTTCGTGCGCTTCCGTAAGCGCGGCCGCACCACAGACGAGATCGTCACGGCCCTCGCGCGCGGCCTCAACGTCCAGTCACGAGACATCGGCGTCGCGGGACTGAAGGACAAGGTCGCGGTGACCACGCAGACAGTCTCGGTTCCGCGTCGACCGGAGCTGGAGGCGCGCCTCCGCGATCTGGTGATCCCGGGCTTTGAGCTCCTCGAGGCGGCGTGGCACAAGAACAAGCTGAAGACCGGCCATCTGCGAGGCAACCGGTTCACGGTCGTCGTTCGAGACATCGACGACGTCGACGGCGCCGAGCGCCGGTTTTCCGAGATCGCCAAGAAGGGCGTCCCCAATGCCTTTGGGTCGCAACGCTTTGGGCACGGTCAGAGCAACATCGCACGGGCCCAAGCTTGGCTGCGCGGAGACGACCGCGGTCCCCGCGATCCAAAGGCGCGCCGTTTCCTGTTTTCGGCCTGGCAGTCGAGCATCTTCAACCGCGTGCTCGAACTGCGCATCGCCGACGGCTCCTGGGCCGGGGTTCTGCCCGGCGACATCCTGGTGAAGCACGACTCGGGCGGCATCTTCCTCTGCACTGACGCGGCAATTGACCAACTCCGCGCGGATGAGCTTTCCGTTTCAGCCACCGGCCCCATGATCGGCGAGAAGATGCGTTTCCCGGAGGGTGCAGCCCGCGCGATCGAAGACCGGGTCATCCGAGAAGCGCTCGAAACGCTCAAAATCGCCGATGCCACCGAATTCTTCAGCCGCCACGCGACGCTCGGTGAAGGGACGCGCCGTCCGCTTCGGCAGATCGTGTCGGACCTTCAAACCTTTCGGGAACATACGAACGCCCTCCGCGTTCAGTTTGTGCTACCCAGTGGCGCCTACGCCACGACAGTTCTGAGTCACGCTATCGCGGACCTTACCGAGGATCGGACCGACGACCGGCCGCCCGCCAGCCAGCCAAGCCAGATGTCCAGCACGGAGCTCTCTTCATGAACATGATTGAACGGGTGAAGAACGCCATGGTCGGCGCCGGCGCGACCTGGGTCCTCTGGCTGATGCTCCTCCTGAGTGTGGTTTCGCTCGCGATCATGCTCGAGCGCGCTTGGCTCTACTGGTCGCTCCGCGACGACATCGCGACACTGATGCGCGAGCTTGGTCGCCTCTTGCGCGCCAACGACTACGAAGGCGCGAAGAAGCGACTCGAGGCATCGCCGAGCGCTGAAGCGGCGGTCGTCATGGCGGGCGTCGTTGAATCGGATCTCGGGGCCTCCGCTGCCGAAGAAGCGATGGCCGGGGCCAGCGCGCTCCAGAAGCTCAAACTCGAGCGACGCCTCGCCTTCCTAGGCACGCTCGACAACAACGCGCCGTTTATTGGTCTCTTGGGCACGGTCATCGGCATCGTCGGCGCCTTCGAAGAGCTCAGCAAGGCCGGGGGGGGCGCGCCACAAGCAGGCGCCGCCGCGGCCGCGAGCCAGATCGCGCCTCAGGCCGTCATGACCAACATCGCCGAGGCGCTCGTCGCCACGGCCGTCGGACTCCTCGTCGCGATCCCGGCCGTCGCCGCCTTCAACGCGTTCCAACGCATCGTGAAGACCACGCTCGCGAACACCGATGCCCTTTCGCACGTGCTAATGGCTCACCTGAAAGCCGAGACGCCCGCCGCCGAAGGCGCCGGAGCAGGCAAGGCGCGCCCAGAGAGCAAGCGCCCAGCCCGCGACGGTGACGAGGAGCGAAACTAATGGCTGGCGGCGCCCGCGAAGGCGGCGACGACGCCATTACGGAGATCAACGTCACGCCGTTGGTCGACATCGTCCTCGTGCTCCTCATCATCTTCATGGTGACGGCGAAGCTCATCGTTTCGCAGTCGGTCCCGCTCGATTTGCCGAAAGCCGCGACGGGCAGCGAAGTGCAGGTCGTTTTCAGCGTGGTCTTGGCCGCCGACGGCCAGACGCAGGTCGACTCAAAGAGCGTTCCGAACGACGACGCCATCCTCGCCTTCGCGCGCGAAGCACGGTCCAAGAACCCCGAACTTCGCGCCGTGATCAAAGCCGACAGCGCCGTCGCCCATGGCCGGGTCATCAAGGTGCTCGATCTCCTCAAGCAAGCGCAGATCTCGAAAATCGCCTTCGGCGTCAGCCCGATTGCCCCGGCCCCTGGCGGGGCGCTCCCGTCGGTCGTCGCCCCCACTGGCCCCGGCGCCCCGCAGCGGTAATCATTGAGGGCTATGGGCGCGGAAACCAACGGCGTCGCGTACGAGCCCATCCGCGTGGGTGACGGCGAAGATCCGCTCGATCGCGTCCTCGCGATGGGCGGCCGCTCGAGCGGCTCCACGCTCGTCGCCGTCACCATCGTCGCCCTTCTCTTGCACGCCGCGCTCGCCGCCCAGGCGCTGACCATGTCAATCGAGCTACGCGAGTGGTCACGGCTCGTTCGCGATCGCGTCGCGGCGCGGCTGCAAGACCTCTACGAGGTGGAGCTCAACAAGCCACCGGAGCCGCCGCCTCCGCCGCCCGCTGAGGTCAAAGAAGACAAGCCCGCGCCGGCTCCTCCGCCAGTGGCCAAGGCCTCCGAGCCACCGCCCCCTCCGCCGGCGCCGGCGCAAGCCGGCAAGGTGATGACACAAGAGCCGGATCCCAACGACCCGGTGGATCTCACTGGCGGCGGCTTCGTCAGCGGAAACGCAGACTCCTACGCGGGGGGCATCACCGAGGCCAAGGGCACGAGCAAGACGGCGGTGACGAATCGCGCGGCGCAGGTCGGCGGCACCCCCGGCGGCACGGGGACGGCACCGGCCCCCGCGGCGC
This region includes:
- a CDS encoding tRNA pseudouridine(13) synthase TruD, coding for MSRGPGRPRLQHLPAAPWRWRWRWRRRRRRRRRQLTARFTRARVTVVRHRPVATFKSTPEDFLVDEIPAYAPSGEGDHLFVRFRKRGRTTDEIVTALARGLNVQSRDIGVAGLKDKVAVTTQTVSVPRRPELEARLRDLVIPGFELLEAAWHKNKLKTGHLRGNRFTVVVRDIDDVDGAERRFSEIAKKGVPNAFGSQRFGHGQSNIARAQAWLRGDDRGPRDPKARRFLFSAWQSSIFNRVLELRIADGSWAGVLPGDILVKHDSGGIFLCTDAAIDQLRADELSVSATGPMIGEKMRFPEGAARAIEDRVIREALETLKIADATEFFSRHATLGEGTRRPLRQIVSDLQTFREHTNALRVQFVLPSGAYATTVLSHAIADLTEDRTDDRPPASQPSQMSSTELSS
- a CDS encoding MotA/TolQ/ExbB proton channel family protein is translated as MNMIERVKNAMVGAGATWVLWLMLLLSVVSLAIMLERAWLYWSLRDDIATLMRELGRLLRANDYEGAKKRLEASPSAEAAVVMAGVVESDLGASAAEEAMAGASALQKLKLERRLAFLGTLDNNAPFIGLLGTVIGIVGAFEELSKAGGGAPQAGAAAAASQIAPQAVMTNIAEALVATAVGLLVAIPAVAAFNAFQRIVKTTLANTDALSHVLMAHLKAETPAAEGAGAGKARPESKRPARDGDEERN
- a CDS encoding biopolymer transporter ExbD; its protein translation is MAGGAREGGDDAITEINVTPLVDIVLVLLIIFMVTAKLIVSQSVPLDLPKAATGSEVQVVFSVVLAADGQTQVDSKSVPNDDAILAFAREARSKNPELRAVIKADSAVAHGRVIKVLDLLKQAQISKIAFGVSPIAPAPGGALPSVVAPTGPGAPQR
- a CDS encoding energy transducer TonB; this encodes MGAETNGVAYEPIRVGDGEDPLDRVLAMGGRSSGSTLVAVTIVALLLHAALAAQALTMSIELREWSRLVRDRVAARLQDLYEVELNKPPEPPPPPPAEVKEDKPAPAPPPVAKASEPPPPPPAPAQAGKVMTQEPDPNDPVDLTGGGFVSGNADSYAGGITEAKGTSKTAVTNRAAQVGGTPGGTGTAPAPAAPAVDKSRQAGLLGSTDWNCSSFWPSEADSEQIDQALVTIQVAVGPDGKAARVDIVKDPGHGFGLAARRCAMRESFQPGLDREGTPIPSQTKPFRVRFER